Proteins found in one Roseinatronobacter sp. S2 genomic segment:
- a CDS encoding Rrf2 family transcriptional regulator gives MQLSKFTDYALRVLLLAASTPDRNTTIREAAETYGISHAHLKKVVLMLSKQGYLESMRGHGGGFRLGLPPEQINLGALIRATETDFALVECFNPNSGCRIASRCVLPGILDEALKAFLKVVDQYSLQDIALQPEAFGFDA, from the coding sequence ATGCAGCTTTCGAAATTCACTGATTATGCTTTGCGTGTCCTACTACTTGCCGCCAGCACCCCGGATCGCAACACGACGATCCGCGAGGCGGCCGAGACTTACGGCATTTCCCACGCACATCTGAAAAAAGTTGTGCTGATGCTGTCCAAGCAGGGTTATCTGGAGTCGATGCGCGGTCATGGTGGCGGGTTTCGCCTTGGCTTGCCACCTGAACAGATCAACCTTGGTGCCCTGATCCGCGCGACCGAAACTGATTTCGCGCTTGTCGAATGTTTCAATCCGAATTCAGGTTGCAGGATAGCGTCAAGATGTGTTCTGCCGGGCATTCTTGATGAAGCATTAAAGGCATTTCTGAAGGTAGTGGACCAATATTCTTTGCAAGATATCGCCTTACAGCCTGAAGCTTTCGGAT